In the genome of Aspergillus luchuensis IFO 4308 DNA, chromosome 2, nearly complete sequence, one region contains:
- a CDS encoding S53 family peptidase (COG:O;~EggNog:ENOG410PHFF;~InterPro:IPR036852,IPR015366,IPR030400;~MEROPS:MER0005329;~PFAM:PF09286;~SECRETED:SignalP(1-18);~go_function: GO:0004252 - serine-type endopeptidase activity [Evidence IEA];~go_function: GO:0008236 - serine-type peptidase activity [Evidence IEA];~go_process: GO:0006508 - proteolysis [Evidence IEA]) — protein MRFFSTLCSVTLAVSALALPTSDHVIHERRSGTPSKWEKIGRVNGTEHVLVRIGLTQSNLDRAYEYLMSVSDSVSPNYGKFWTQEEVHGAFAPSNETVDAVRNWLIESGVDESRLIHTQNKGWIVFDATTKEAESLLHTKYYHYTDKVSGFKTLAAEEYRVPQKIQQHIDFVKPGVLLPLTSKGPSAKHTKKYKPLKQTSVNATSLSTCDEVITPACVAALYKIPHASGNVSASNSLGIFEEGDYYAQEDLDLFFRNFTPYIPKGTHPKPAFIDGASAPVPVADAGAESDLDFQLAYPIVYPQTITLYQTDDSNYASGEIETDGFFNTFLDAVDGSYCTYCAYGECGDSPTLDPTYPDNSTGGYKGQLMCGVYKPTNVISVSYGGQEADLPAYYQQRQCNEFLKLGLQGISILFASGDDGVAGPPGDDSTNGCLGNGTIFSPAFPNSCPYVTNVGATKLYPGKTIADGESAVVDPAGHPYSIAFSSGGGFSNIYTIPDYQAEAVAEYFKNHNPPYPYYEGNASFGKNGGIYNRLGRGYPDVAANGDNIAEYNAGEFILEGGTSASTPIFSSVINRIIEKRIAAGKGPLGFLNPVLYRNAWALNDITNGSNPGCGTEGFYTAPGWDPVSGLGTPNFPKLLDVFLNLP, from the exons ATGAGGTTCTTCTCAACACTTTGCAGTGTGACCCTCGCGGTTTCTGCACTAGCCTTGCCAACCTCCGATCATGTCATTCATGAGAGGCGATCTGGTACACCATCGAAATGGGAGAAGATTGGGCGGGTCAATGGCACTGAGCATGTCTTGGTGCGCATCGGTCTGACGCAGAGCAATCTTGATCGCGCGTATGAGTATCTCATGAGCGT GTCCGACTCTGTGTCGCCTAACTACGGCAAATTCTGGACTCAAGAAGAGGTACACGGCGCCTTTGCACCGTCAAATGAGACCGTTGATGCGGTACGAAACTGGCTTATTGAATCCGGTGTGGACGAGTCTCGTTTGATCCACACCCAAAACAAAGGCTGGATTGTGTTTGATGCAACTACAAAAGAGGCGGAAagcctcctccacaccaaGTATTACCACTACACCGACAAGGTCTCCGGTTTCAAAACTCTCGCAGCGGAAGA GTACCGCGTCCCGCAGAAGATCCAACAACACATTGACTTCGTGAAGCCTGGAGTTCTTCTGCCATTAACCTCCAAGGGGCCATCTGCCAAGCACACTAAAAAGTACAAGCCCTTGAAGCAGACATCAGTTAACGCGACGTCTCTCAGTACTTGCGACGAGGTCATTACTCCTGCTTGTGTTGCCGCTCTGTACAAGATCCCTCATGCAAGCGGCAACGTCAGCGCCAGCAACTCGCTTGGAATCTTCGAAGAAGGAGACTACTACGCCCAGGAAGATCTGGATCTCTTTTTCCGTAACTTCACTCCGTACATCCCGAAGGGGACACACCCTAAGCCGGCATTTATCGATGGAGCATCAGCGCCCGTTCCTGTTGCTGATGCTGGTGCGGAGTCTGATTTGGACTTTCAGCTCGCGTATCCAATTGTCTATCCTCAAACCATTACGCTCTATCAGACAGATGACTCTAACTATGCAAGTGGGGAGATTGAGACGGATGGCTTCTTTAACACCTttcttgatgctgttgatggG TCGTACTGCACCTACTGTGCCTACGGAGAATGCGGAGACAGCCCGACCCTCGATCCAACCTATCCGGATAATTCAACCGGTGGTTACAAGGGACAGTTGATGTGTGGTGTTTACAAGCCCACGAACGTCATCTCCGTCTCTTACGGTGGCCAGGAGGCGGACCTCCCTGCTTACTATCAGCAGAGGCAATGCAACGA ATTCTTGAAACTCGGGCTCCAAGGAatttccatcctcttcgcATCTGGCGATGACGGCGTTGCAGGTCCCCCAGGCGATGACTCGACCAACGGCTGTCTCGGAAACGGAACCATCTTCAGTCCTGCGTTCCCTAACTC TTGCCCCTACGTAACCAACGTCGGCGCCACGAAGCTTTACCCCGGGAAGACCATCGCGGATGGGGAAAGCGCCGTCGTCGACCCGGCCGGCCACCCTTACTCGATCGCGTTCTCCTCCGGCGGTGGCTTCAGCAACATCTACACTATCCCAGACTACCAAGCCGAAGCAGTCGCAGA GTACTTCAAAAACCACAACCCACCCTACCCCTACTACGAAGGCAACGCCAGCTTCGGCAAAAACGGTGGAATTTACAACCGCCTGGGACGTGGGTACCCCGATGTGGCAGCGAACGGCGACAACATTGCCGAATACAACGCGGGAGAATTCATCCTCGAGGGTGGAACAAGTGCTA GCACtccgatcttctcctccgtgaTCAACCGCATTATCGAGAAACGTATCGCGGCAGGAAAGGGCCCGCTGGGCTTCCTCAACCCGGTTCTGTACCGGAATGCGTGGGCATTGAACGATATCACGAATGGGTCAAACCCGGGCTGCGGGACGGAAGGATTCTACACTGCTCCAGG ATGGGATCCCGTCAGTGGTCTCGGAACGCCCAACTTCCCGAAGTTGCTGGACGTGTTCCTGAACCTGCCGTAA
- a CDS encoding C1 family peptidase (COG:E;~EggNog:ENOG410PGMG;~InterPro:IPR038765,IPR004134,IPR025660,IPR000169;~MEROPS:MER0002481;~PFAM:PF03051;~go_function: GO:0008234 - cysteine-type peptidase activity [Evidence IEA];~go_process: GO:0006508 - proteolysis [Evidence IEA]) has product MGASYSKPDPISHGEEKRSHREWVEDADTCSLPLYTKESTQPPPPYHVRERTSTLSLQHVQDWNETLLGNAKNRLAISSLASQPYTEVLANRPALQSDLHIFNIKVPIEGSPITNQRSSGRCWLFASTNVYRVPLMKAYNLKDFELSQAYLFYWDKLEKANWFFEQIITTADEDLSGRLVQKLLEDPVSDGGQWDMVVNLIEKYGLVPHDLYPDAYHAQNSSKMNWLLTAKLREQALVLRRLVRSNDTAGLSDAKERFLKEIHSMVTLLLGTPPSPDETFAWQYYDAEGKSKEIKLTPRDFARQATSLGAVRKGSVAPARLFSLVNDPRNEYNRLLTVERLGNVLEGRPLTYANVEMRILKKAVISMLKAGHPVFFGCDVGKFSNSTLGIMDLDIMDLTLGFNISLGMSKAQRLVSGESAMTHAMVITGVHIEDGKPVRWRVENSWGEAAGDKGWFVMTDRWMDEYTLQAVVDSDFVSSEVRAILDQSPKVLPRWDPMGVLA; this is encoded by the exons ATGGGCGCCAGTTATTCCAAGCCAGACCCCATTAGCCATGGCGAGGAAAAGCGCTCGCACCGCGAGTGGGTTGAAGATGCCGATACTTGCTCTCTACCACTCTACACAAAGGAGTCAACCCAGCCTC CACCACCATACCATGTGCGCGAACGCACTtccactctctccctccagcACGTCCAAGACTGGAACGAGACCTTACTGGGCAATGCCAAG AACCGTCTCGCCATATCTAGTCTCGCCAGTCAGCCCTACACTGAAGTGCTAGCCAACCGCCCCGCTCTACAATCCGACCTCcacatcttcaacatcaaaGTTCCCATTGAAGGCTCCCCTATCACGAACCAGCGATCCTCTGGCCGATGCTGGCTCTTCGCATCGACTAACGTATACCGAGTGCCGTTGATGAAGGCGTACAACCTCAAGGACTTTGAGCTGAGCCAAGCATACCTATTTTACTGGGacaagctggagaaggcgaaCTGGTTCTTCGAGCAGATTATCACCACTGCGGACGAGGACCTTTCCGGTCGTCTGGTCCAGAAACTCCTCGAAGACCCCGTCAGTGATGGCGGCCAGTGGGACATGGTCGTCAACTTGATTGAGAAGTATGGTCTCGTCCCGCATGATCTGTACCCGGATGCATACCATGCGCAGAATAGCTCCAAGATGAATTGGTTGCTCACGGCTAAGTTGCGTGAGCAGGCGCTTGTGTTGAGACGGCTGGTGCGGAGTAATGATACTGCCGGCTTGTCGGATGCTAAGGAGCGGTTCTTGAAGGAGATCCACTCGATGGTTACTCTTCTGCTGGGGACCCCTCCTAGTCCTGATGAGACGTTTGCGTGGCAGTATTATGATGCTGAGGGGAAGTCTAAAGAGATTAAACTCACCCCACGGGATTTTGCTCGTCAAGCCACGAGCCTGGGAGCTGTGAGGAAGGGCAGCGTCGCTCCTGCGCGCCTGTTCAGCTTGGTCAATGATCCGCGCAATGAGTATAACCGACTCTTGACAGTGGAGAGGCTAGGAAATGTGCTGGAAGGACGACCACTCACATATGCCAACGTGGAGATGAGA ATTCTCAAGAAAGCGGTCATCTCAATGCTCAAGGCCGGGCATCCTGTGTTCTTCGGTTGTGACGTAGGTAAATTCAGCAACAGTACGCTGGGAATCATGGATCTCGACATCATGGACCTCACACTGGGATTCAATATCTCCTTGGGAATGAGCAAAGCCCAAAGGCTGGTGAGCGGAGAATCAGCAATGACCCATGCCATGGTCATCACAGGTGTGCATATCGAAGATGGAAAGCCAGTGCGCTGGCGTGTCGAGAATTCGTGGGGCGAAGCTGCTGGCGATAAGGGCTGGTTTGTGATGACAGATCGCTGGATGGACGAATATACACTTCAGGCAGTGGTGGACTCAGACTTCGTTTCGAGTGAAGTGCGCGCAATTTTAGACCAGAGTCCGAAGGTCCTGCCCAGGTGGGACCCGATGGGCGTGTTGGCTTGA
- a CDS encoding uncharacterized protein (COG:S;~EggNog:ENOG410PWX7): MASIMDTIIHQAPAINTVLLKASNTDDWNLLGESESLPSVHPNPANLWGILLADSSNPSDVSESIIADDSKLSDFSESILTDDSKPSDLSGSVLSDDSSLSELSESLPTDDTCYSHSHTHLEALPAEIRFQILSLLEYKGLKALVEASSIYHEQYLVDCGLLLFGCLENTLGSLIFEASVVHETGSLAFSEARTSDNILQYCQSLKERRSSSKFSDLTADLTREDAKDMMAFHFDVIKPFAKHYAEWALSNLAKEPEASHTKVDEPLSESEEFRIIRALYRFQMCCNLFGFGPHKDHTIPRFQSHLPVKYRKIGRFLEDLYHPWELEELYSFNIFAEEKCTEIIKSIEWDFHEDNPKFDRQGRPWTPDGAIDIRTYNDGYMLGILTQGLGFIHKIMYETQDHMEVVRIMENNLTICWGEFLGGCGMGGCGGALEPETRHDRRLDYPSAKDKREELRDPLPFRGDIVNNLDGEYPPLAWTILWGGTYSNMIGDEGVSYISEWGYVMWDAARLERTGAKEVLARRWRERLRLSLGEDPREYNDRYLALR; encoded by the exons ATGGCTTCGATCATGgataccatcatccaccaagccCCGGCTATCAACACAGTTTTACTCAAAGCTTCGAATACAGACGACTGGAACCTTTTAGGTGAATCTGAGAGCCTACCATCAGTTCATCCAAACCCCGCGAACCTGTGGGGAATCCTACTAGCAGATAGTTCAAACCCCTCAGACGTGTCTGAAAGCATAATAGCAGATGACTCGAAACTCTCGGACTTTTCCGAAAGCATACTGACAGATGATTCGAAACCGTCGGACTTGTCTGGAAGCGTACTTTCAGATGACTCAAGTCTTTCGGAACTATCCGAAAGCCTACCCACAGATGACACTTGCTATTCGCACTCACATACACACCTCGAGGCCCTCCCAGCTGAGATTCGATTCCAGATTCTCTCCTTGCTGGAATATAAAGGGCTCAAAGCTTTGGTTGAAGCATCGTCCATCTACCATGAACAGTACCTTGTCGAttgcgggcttcttctctttggcTGCCTGGAAAATACCCTGGGTAGCCTGATCTTCGAAGCATCTGTTGTCCATGAGACTGGCTCACTAGCCTTTTCTGAAGCACGCACCTCCGACAATATCCTTCAATATTGCCAGTCTCTCAAGGAGCGGCGCTCATCGTCCAAGTTCTCTGATTTAACAGCAGATCTCACTAGAGAAGATGCCAAGGACATGATGGCCTTCCATTTTGATGTGATAAAGCCTTTTGCAAAACACTATGCTGAGTGGGCACTGAGCAATTTGGCAAAGGAGCCGGAAGCGTCACATACCAAGGTCGATGAGCCTCTAAGTGAGTCTGAGGAATTTAGAATCATCCGCGCTCTGTATCGCTTCCAGATGTGCTGCAATCTGTTTGGTTTCGGCCCTCACAAAGACCATACTATTCCCAGGTTCCAGAGCCACCTGCCTGTAAAATATCGCAAAATAGGCCGGTTTCTTGAGGACCTATATCACCCCTGGGAATTAGAGGAGTTATACAGCTTCAACATTTTTGCAGAAGAAAAATGCACAGAAATCATCAAGTCTATCGAGTGGGACTTTCATGAAGACAATCCCAAGTTTGACCGCCAAGGCAGACCATGGACCCCGGATGGTGCAATCGATATTCGCA CTTACAATGACGGCTACATGTTGGGAATCCTTACGCAGGGCCTCGGGTTCATACACAAAATCATGTACGAGACTCAGGACCATATGGAGGTAGTCCGCATCATGGAGAATAACCTGACGATTTGTTGGGGCGAATTTCTGGGTGGGTGCGGCATGGGTGGATGCGGCGGGGCTCTCGAACCTGAGACAAGACACGATCGCCGCCTCGATTACCCGTCGGCCAAGGACAAAAGAGAGGAGCTGAGAGATCCATTGCCCTTTCGAGGTGATATTGTCAACAACTTGGACGGAGAGTACCCGCCACTGGCGTGGACAATACTATGGGGAGGAACTTACAGTAATATGATAGGAGATGAGGGTGTGTCGTACATTTCAGAATGGGGCTACGTTATGTGGGATGCAGCGCGGCTGGAACGCACCGGTGCGAAGGAAGTGTTGGCAAGGAGGTGGCGTGAACGCTTACGGTTATCATTGGGGGAGGACCCAAGGGAATACAACGATAGATACCTAGCTCTGCGATAG
- a CDS encoding trypsin inhibitor-like cysteine-rich domain-containing protein (InterPro:IPR002919,IPR036084;~MEROPS:MER0018068;~PFAM:PF01826) codes for MKNFSFLFAVGVLGTLLPTAAAQIDCGLNAEYTTCGSACPPTCTSTTEIGCLITCVIGCQCLDGYVLSSAGECILPSEC; via the exons ATGAAGAACTTTTCATTCCTCTTCGCCGTTGGAGTTCTAGGTACTCTGCTTCCGACTGCTGCCGCACAAATCGACTGT GGACTGAACGCGGAGTATACTACGTGTGGTTCTGCATGTCCCCCGACATGCACTTCTACAACGGAGATTGGATGTCTTATTACATGTGTGATAGGATGTCAGTGTCTCGATGGCTATGTCTTGAGTAGT GCCGGTGAATGCATTCTTCCATCAGAATGTTAG
- a CDS encoding uncharacterized protein (InterPro:IPR018247,IPR002048,IPR011992;~go_function: GO:0005509 - calcium ion binding [Evidence IEA]), which translates to MSASESKGTQGFYDELKALFQQADKSGEGKLALPEFKNAVKGSSSGSQLNDMQLEAMFNFYDEDKTGFVSFESVWKKMNSMMK; encoded by the exons ATGTCTGCTTCG GAATCCAAGGGAACACAGGGCTTTTACGATGAGCTGAAGGCTCTCTTCCAGCAGGCG GATAAATCTGGCGAAG GAAAGCTCGCTCTTCCCGAGTTCAAGAACGCCGtgaaaggcagcagcagcggcagccaACTGAACGATATGCAGTTGGAGGCCATGTTCAACTTCTATGATGAAGACAAGACTGGATTTGTCTCCTTTGAGA GtgtgtggaagaagatgaacagTATGATGAAATGA
- a CDS encoding 2EXR domain-containing protein (COG:S;~EggNog:ENOG410PSJK), whose protein sequence is MSNTPIDSSDPNPHTSPKRKETTANTAKTFPLFNFLPAELRHQIWQSALPEPTHPPSALLPHRKGCWVANPIPYTGEAGQVNDPNGNYEIVFDMSLLDHVQIHTPLLHVNSESRAIAQKWAQRISAPRTNRLNEQQQTQAQTYNDDNSSEYIPPFSRQFNIDKDILYLVPDNIVDLILGAGDRLEQPDMNGKAARVVFSLPLVVVSEEVIWLEDEALVEEIMELFSIIGPVYIMVGEQPKWKEGGVQRWWDVELVSRRAFVWQWTESRVVETVEERFGSDEVHERIVQWCEWMGRVLTKINRTRFEMGVVRVVRR, encoded by the coding sequence ATGTCGAACACTCCGATTGATTCATCCGACCCCAATCCACACACCtccccaaaaagaaaagaaacaacagcCAACACAGCAAAAACATTCcctctcttcaacttcctccccgccGAACTCCGCCACCAAATCTGGCAATCCGCCCTCCCCGAACCCACACACCCTCCCTCAGCCTTACTCCCCCACAGAAAAGGTTGCTGGGTGGCCAACCCCATTCCCTATACAGGAGAGGCAGGCCAAGTCAACGACCCCAATGGCAACTACGAGATAGTATTTGACATGAGCCTTCTGGACCACGTACAGATTCATACTCCTTTACTGCACGTGAACAGCGAATCGCGAGCCATTGCACAGAAATGGGCGCAGCGTATATCAGCTCCACGAACGAACCGTCTCAacgaacaacaacaaacccaGGCTCAAACGTACAATGATGATAATAGTAGCGAATATATACCCCCCTTCTCTCGCCAATTCAACATCGACAAAGACATTCTCTACCTCGTCCCCGACAACATCGTCGACTTGATCCTTGGGGCAGGGGATCGTCTGGAACAGCCAGACATGAATGGCAAAGCAGCAAGAGTGGTGTTCTCGTTacccttggtggtggtgagtgagGAGGTTATCTGGCttgaggatgaggcgctTGTGGAAGAAATCATGGAGTTGTTTTCGATCATTGGACCAGTTTATATTATGGTGGGGGAGCAGCCGAAGTGGAAGGAGGGTGGGGTGCAGAGGTGGTGGGATGTGGAGTTGGTGTCGAGGAGGGCGTTTGTTTGGCAGTGGACGGAGAGTCGGGTTGTGGAAACAGTCGAAGAGAGGTTTGGGAGTGATGAGGTGCATGAGAGGATTGTGCAATGGTGtgagtggatggggagggtgttgacGAAGATTAATAGAACGAGATTTGAGATGGGGGTTGTGAGGGTTGTTAGGAGGTGA
- a CDS encoding uncharacterized protein (COG:S;~EggNog:ENOG410PZXQ), protein MSASPFGYFIFLPSEIRLLIWENLVKEGSLAILRTSQAIYHDIADRLYDTFDIHLSTIFEDPWIEIRCKLLRVNWVIGRRDYNKFSNLARVPYDKVKLVVHIYAPDPDDSGQMILLWEKISKLTQMLCTIDDSRNYRDRGNPHYKYWSEPMYEGSYQFGSTPEAVISMVIRLRKYNDVDWIRNGQVNSTFCNNGLGYDFNEVLLPFCRLSRVRGFGIISDTEEMAVAADWAFANYATAFVMTEGFVTFNNAVYSQNPEYGDIVRTFDGIAGLLNHRDDFFSLWVDYRFLQVPGRTLSLMRHEQQTYLVDAMMHRA, encoded by the coding sequence ATGAGCGCTTCACCGTTTGgttattttatctttttgcCCTCCGAAATACGCTTACTCATCTGGGAGAATCTTGTTAAGGAGGGCTCCCTTGCGATCCTTCGAACCAGTCAGGCAATCTATCATGATATAGCCGACCGTCTTTACGATACATTTGACATCCATCTTTCCACAATTTTCGAAGATCCGTGGATCGAAATTCGCTGTAAACTACTACGTGTGAACTGGGTGATCGGAAGACGAGATTATAACAAATTTAGTAATCTGGCAAGGGTACCGTACGACAAGGTTAAACTTGTTGTTCACATATATGCGCCTGATCCTGACGACAGCGGCCAAATGATCTTGCTCTGGGAGAAAATATCGAAACTAACTCAAATGCTGTGCACTATCGACGACTCGAGAAACTACCGTGATCGAGGAAATCCACACTACAAATATTGGAGTGAGCCGATGTACGAGGGATCATATCAGTTTGGATCTACTCCAGAGGCTGTTATATCTATGGTGATTCGCCTACGCAAGTACAACGACGTGGACTGGATCAGGAACGGCCAAGTTAACTCAACTTTTTGCAATAACGGACTTGGATACGACTTCAACGAAGTTTTATTGCCATTTTGTCGTCTATCCCGCGTTAGAGGGTTTGGGATCATTTCAGACACAGAAGAAATGGCTGTAGCAGCCGACTGGGCATTTGCCAACTATGCAACTGCGTTTGTCATGACAGAAGGTTTTGTCACCTTCAATAACGCGGTCTACAGTCAGAATCCCGAATACGGTGATATAGTCCGTACCTTCGATGGTATAGCGGGCCTGCTGAACCACAGAGACGACTTTTTCAGTCTCTGGGTGGATTATCGGTTCCTTCAGGTTCCCGGGCGTACTTTATCACTCATGCGCCATGAGCAGCAGACTTACCTTGTCGACGCAATGATGCATAGGGCATGA